The Ziziphus jujuba cultivar Dongzao chromosome 7, ASM3175591v1 genome includes a region encoding these proteins:
- the LOC107405078 gene encoding 4-hydroxy-tetrahydrodipicolinate synthase, chloroplastic, whose amino-acid sequence MATLKSYSVCLRESTLQLPRHGLSDGYKRRNVKLRPQAAIIPNFHLPMRSFEVKNRTSSEDIKSLRLITAIKTPYLPDGRFDLEAYDALLNTQIVNGAEGVIVGGTTGEGQLMSWDEHIMLIGHTVNCFGGSIKVIGNTGSNSTREAIHATEQGFAVGMHAALHINPYYGKTSLEGMVSHFDSVISMGPTIIYNVPSRTGQDIPPGVIHTLAQSANLAGVKECVGNDRIEQYTGNRIVVWSGNDDQCHDARWSHGATGVISVTSNLVPGLMHQLMFGGKNPSLNAKLLPLMNWLFDEPNPIGLNTALAQLGVVRPVFRLPYVPLPLAKRVEFVKLVKEIGRENFVGEKDVQVLDDDDFILVSRY is encoded by the exons ATGGCTACCCTGAAGAGTTATAGCGTGTGCTTGAGGGAGTCTACTCTCCAGCTTCCGCGTCACGGTCTGAGCGATGGCTATAAAAG GAGGAATGTGAAATTGAGGCCACAAGCAGCCATTATTCCTAACTTTCATCTTCCAATGCGTAGCTTCGAAGTTAAAAACAG GACATCATCAGAAGATATAAAGTCTCTTAGATTGATAACTGCCATCAAAACCCCATATCTACCTGATGGAAGATTTGATCTTGAAGCATATGATGCCTTGCTGAATACACAAATTGTAAACGGTGCTGAGGGTGTAATTGTTGGTGGTACAACAGGTGAAGGTCAATTGATGAGCTGGGATGAACATATAATGCTAATTGGCCACACTGTCAACTGTTTTGGTGGCTCAATTAAGGTTATTGGAAACACTGGAAGCAACTCCACAAGGGAAGCAATCCATGCCACTGAACAGGGTTTTGCTGTTGGAATGCATGCTGCCCTTCATATTAATCCTTATTATGGCAAAACTTCTTTGGAGGGGATGGTTTCACACTTTGATAGTGTGATATCCATGGGCCCTACTATCATATATAATGTGCCATCGAGGACTGGGCAAGATATTCCCCCAGGTGTGATTCATACATTGGCACAAAGTGCTAACTTGGCTGGTGTTAAGGAGTGTGTAGGAAATGATCGGATTGAACAATATACTGGCAATAGAATTGTTGTTTGGAGTGGGAATGATGATCAATGCCATGATGCTAGGTGGAGCCATGGGGCTACTGGGGTCATATCTGTTACAAGCAACTTGGTTCCAGGTTTGATGCATCAACTCATGTTTGGTGGCAAGAACCCTTCCCTGAATGCAAAGCTCTTACCTCTTATGAATTGGCTTTTCGATGAGCCAAACCCCATTGGCTTGAACACGGCGCTTGCTCAACTTGGGGTTGTGAGGCCAGTCTTCAGGTTGCCATATGTGCCTCTTCCTCTGGCAAAGAGGGTGGAATTCGTGAAGTTGGTCAAGGAGATTGGGCGAGAGAATTTTGTCGGAGAAAAAGATGTTCAGGTTCTCGATGATGATGATTTCATCTTAGTGAGTCGGTATTAA
- the LOC107407862 gene encoding kinesin-like protein KIN-UB — MASSAHRNAAQRGNLKLDRPLNLRTSFKSRLPQQSSGSAIRRSSPASFGTGGYKDDGVPGRVRVAVRLRPRNAEEVVSDADFADCVELQPELKRLKLRKNNWDTDTYEFDEVLTESASQKRVYEVVAKPVVESVLEGYNGTVMAYGQTGTGKTFTLGQLGEEDTSDRGIMVRSMEDILADISPDTDSVSVSYLQLYMENIQDLLDPTNDNIHIVEDPKTGDVSLPGATLVEIKDQQTFLELLKLGETHRVAANTKLNTESSRSHAILMVHVRKSVVGSEDHLSGENGETSHLMKPYKPMLRKSKLVVVDLAGSERIHKSGSEGHMLEEAKSINLSLSALGKCINALAENSAHIPIRDSKLTRLLRDSFGGSARTSLIVTIGPSPRHRGETASTILFGQRAMKVENMLKIKEEFDYKSLSKRLEVQLDRLIAENERQQKAFEEEIEKINLDAENRVSEVEQNFADALEKERQKCQMDYMEAVKKLEEKLVSNQQKCDHGGVFDVKCNGEGPGHSFPDDIDEVKKLLQNEINLRRMAEEEVRNFKNQLGENTQPGAGGDAEIFKLRKMLEEEAHQKKKLEEEIIVLRSQLLQLSFEADQMRKCFDRGGSQNGVDASMSPVRHSQPKDIGNGYKAPFSTLFEQVGLHKILSLLESEDANVRIHAVKVVANLAAEETNQQRIVEAGGLTSLLMLLRSFEDETVRRVAAGAIANLAMNEANQELIMDQGGISLLSLTAADAEDPQTLRMVAGAIANLCGNDKLQVNLRTEGGIKALLGIVRCGHPDVLSQVARGIANFAKCESRASTQGVKTGRSLLIEDGALPWIVQNANNEAAPIRRHIELALCHLAQHEVNAKDMISGGALWELVRISRDCSREDIRSLARRTLHSSPTFRSEMRRLRIEY, encoded by the exons ATGGCTTCCAGTGCTCACAGAAACGCCGCTCAAAGGGGCAACTTGAAGTTGGATCGTCCACTGAACCTCAGAACGTCGTTTAAGTCCAGACTTCCTCAGCAATCTTCTGGATCCGCTATTCGCCGGAGCAGCCCTGCATCATTTGGTACTGGAGGTTACAAGGATGACGGAG TACCTGGAAGAGTTCGTGTGGCTGTAAGATTGCGACCCCGAAATGCGGAAGAGGTGGTATCCGATGCAGACTTCGCTGACTGTGTGGAATTGCAGCCAGAG CTTAAACGGCTGAAACTTAGGAAAAATAATTGGGATACGGACACCTATGAATTTGATGAGGTTCTTACTGAATCTGCATCACAGAAACGTGTCTATGAAGTTGTTGCTAAGCCTGTAGTGGAG AGCGTTCTGGAAGGTTACAATGGGACTGTGATGGCTTATGGTCAAACAGGAACAGGAAAAACATTTACACTTGGACAGCTAGGAGAGGAAGATACATCCGATCGTGGAATAATGGTTCGATCAATGGAGGATATTTTAGCCGATATATCTCCAGATACAGATTCTGTATCAGTCTCGTATCTGCAG CTTTATATGGAAAACATTCAAGACCTTCTTGATCCAACAAATGATAACATCCACATTGTGGAAGATCCAAAAACCGGAGATGTTTCACTCCCTGGGGCAACTCTTGTAGAAATCAAGGACCAACAGACTTTTTTGGAGTTGCTAAAACTTGGGGAAACACATCGAGTTGCTGCTAACACAAAGTTGAATACCGAATCTTCTCGTAGTCACGCCATTCTAATG GTACATGTTAGGAAGTCTGTGGTGGGAAGTGAAGATCATCTATCAGGTGAAAATGGTGAAACCTCTCACTTGATGAAACCTTATAAGCCAATGCTCCGGAAGAGCAAACTTGTTGTGGTAGATTTGGCAGGTTCAGAGCGTATCCACAAATCAG GAAGTGAGGGGCATATGTTAGAGGAAGCTAAGTCTATAAATCTTTCTCTTAGTGCATTAGGGAAATGTATAAATGCTCTGGCAGAGAATAGTGCTCATATTCCAATCCGTGACTCCAAACTTACAAGATTGCTTAGAGATTCATTTGGAG GCTCAGCAAGGACTTCACTAATTGTTACTATTGGCCCATCTCCACGCCATCGAGGGGAGACTGCAAGTACCATATTATTTGGACAAAGG GCCATGAAGGTGGAGAATATGTTAAAGATAAAAGAGGAGTTTGATTACAAAAGTTTGTCTAAAAGGCTTGAAGTACAACTGGACAGGCTTATTGCTGAAAATGAAAGACAGCAGAAAGCTtttgaggaagaaattgaaaaaataaacttaGATGCAGAAAACCGAGTTTCTGAGGTTGAGCAGAACTTTGCAGATGCACTAGAG AAGGAGAGGCAAAAATGTCAGATGGATTATATGGAAGCAGTTAAGAAGTTGGAGGAGAAGTTGGTATCAAATCAGCAGAAGTGTGATCATGGTGGTGTGTTTGATGTTAAATGTAATGGAGAG gGACCTGGGCATTCTTTTCCTGATGATATTGATGAAGTAAAAAAGTTGCtccaaaatgaaattaatttaagaagGATGGCTGAAGAGGAAgtgagaaattttaaaaatcaactaGGAGAAAATACACAACCAGGG GCAGGTGGAGATGCAGAGATTTTCAAGCTTCGCAAAATGCTGGAGGAGGAGGCACACCAGAAAAAGAAACTTGAAGAAGAAATAATAGTATTACGCAGTCAGTTGTTGCAATTAAGTTTTGAAGCTGATCAG ATGAGAAAGTGTTTTGATAGAGGTGGGTCCCAAAATGGAGTAGATGCATCCATGTCTCCAGTTAGGCATTCCCAGCCAAAAGACATTGGTAATGGATATAAGGCACCTTTTTCAACACTGTTTGAACAAG TTGGATTACACAAGATATTGTCATTGCTTGAATCGGAAGATGCCAATGTTCGTATTCATGCTGTAAAAGTGGTGGCCAACCTTGCAGCTGAAG AAACGAATCAGCAAAGGATTGTTGAAGCTGGCGGTCTTACTTCCTTGCTAATGCTTCTTAGAAGCTTTGAGGATGAAACTGTGCGTAGGGTGGCAGCTGGTGCAATTGCCAATCTTGCAATGAACG AAGCAAATCAAGAACTTATAATGGATCAAGGTGGAATTAGTCTGTTATCATTGACAGCTGCTGATGCTGAGGATCCTCAAACTCTCCGCATGGTTGCCGGAGCTATAGCTAATCTGTGTGGCAATG ATAAGCTGCAAGTGAATTTGAGGACTGAAGGTGGTATTAAAGCGTTACTAGGAATTGTTAGATGTGGGCATCCTGATGTTCTTTCCCAAGTAGCACGTGGAATAGCCAACTTTGCAAAGTGCGAGTCACGAGCATCTACTCAAG GAGTGAAAACTGGGAGATCTCTTTTGATAGAAGATGGTGCACTTCCATGGATTGTACAAAACGCTAATAATGAGGCTGCTCCAATCCGGCGTCATATTGAGCTTGCACTCTGCCACTTGGCTCAGCATG AAGTGAATGCAAAGGACATGATTAGTGGAGGTGCCCTCTGGGAACTGGTTCGTATATCACGTGACTGTTCAAGAGAGGACATAAGGAGTCTTGCTCGTCGGACTTTGCACTCAAGCCCCACTTTCCGGTCTGAAATGCGGCGGCTACGGATAGAGTATTGA
- the LOC107407524 gene encoding AT-hook motif nuclear-localized protein 22 has product MDPVAAAHGRPLPPPFLSRDLHLHPHNPFQHHPQQQQQQNSEDEQNSGLNRGQKRDRDENTSATTTTTNTIEGGKEFGGETEFNRRPRGRPAGSKNKPKPPIIITRDSANALRSHVMEIANTCDIMECVSNFARRRQRGVCILSGTGTVTNVTLRQPASPGAVVTLHGRFEILSLSGSFLPPPAPPAASGLTIYLAGGQGQVVGGSVVGPLLASGPVVIMAASFGNAAYERLPLEEDDAQVPVPGSGGLGSPGICGGQQQQQQQQQQQQQPQQQPQQQQQLMQDPNPYGMQQNLLSQLPAEAAYWGTARPPY; this is encoded by the coding sequence ATGGATCCAGTTGCTGCTGCACACGGGCGTCCACTTCCACCTCCATTTCTTTCAAGAGATCTCCATCTCCACCCTCACAATCCATTCCAACACCATCCacaacaacagcagcagcaaAATTCCGAAGACGAACAGAACAGCGGCTTAAACCGTGGCCAAAAACGCGATCGTGACGAAAACACCTCGGCCACCACCACAACCACCAACACCATTGAAGGAGGCAAAGAATTCGGGGGAGAAACAGAGTTCAATAGAAGGCCGCGAGGAAGACCCGCAGGTTCCAAGAACAAACCCAAACCACCCATCATCATCACACGCGACAGTGCGAACGCTCTCCGATCCCACGTGATGGAAATCGCCAACACCTGCGATATCATGGAGTGCGTCTCCAACTTCGCCAGGCGTCGTCAGAGAGGGGTTTGCATTCTAAGTGGAACCGGAACCGTCACCAATGTCACTCTTAGACAACCAGCCTCTCCCGGGGCCGTGGTCACTTTACATGGCAGATTCGAAATTCTCTCTCTTTCGGGTTCTTTTCTACCTCCTCCGGCTCCACCTGCAGCATCGGGATTGACCATATACTTGGCCGGTGGACAAGGCCAGGTGGTCGGTGGAAGCGTGGTGGGCCCGCTTCTGGCATCGGGTCCGGTGGTGATTATGGCTGCATCTTTTGGTAATGCAGCATATGAAAGGCTTCCTCTTGAAGAAGACGATGCTCAGGTTCCGGTGCCGGGGAGCGGAGGTCTTGGATCTCCTGGAATCTGTGGAGGacaacaacagcagcagcagcagcagcagcagcaacaacagcCTCAGCAGCAGCcgcagcagcagcaacagctGATGCAAGATCCTAATCCATATGGGATGCAACAGAATCTGTTGAGTCAATTGCCAGCTGAGGCCGCCTATTGGGGCACAGCTCGACCTCCTTATtga
- the LOC107435697 gene encoding brefeldin A-inhibited guanine nucleotide-exchange protein 2: protein MASSEADSRLSQVVSPALERIIKNASWRKHAKLAHECKAILERLSSKQPSPGDSEPDNSGPGPLHDGGTEYSLADSESILGPLINASASGVLKIADPAVDCVQKLIAHGYLRGEADPSGGTEAKLLAKLIESVCKCHDFGDDQMELAVLKTLLSAVTSISLRIHGDCLLQIVRTCYDIYLGSKNVVNQTTAKASLIQMLVIVFRRMEADSSTVPIQPIVVAELMEPVEKSDADGTMTMFVQGFITKIMQDIDGVLNPSTPGKVSHGAHDGAFETTTVETTNPTDLLDSTDKDMLDAKYWEISMYKTALEGRKGELADGEVERDDDLEVQIGNKLRRDAFLVFRALCKLSMKTPPKEALADPQLMKGKIVALELLKILLENAGAVFRTSDRFLGAIKQYLCLSLLKNSASTLMIVFQLSCSIFISLVSRFRAGLKAEIGVFFPMIVLRVLENVAQPNFQQKMIVLRFLEKLCVDSQILVDIFINYDCDVNSSNIFERMVNGLLKTAQGVPPGVVTTLLPPQEVTMKLEAMKCLVAILKSMGDWMNKQLRIPDPHSTKKIEATENSSEPGSLPIVNGNGDEPVEGSDSHSEASNETSDALTIEQRRAYKLELQEGISLFNRKPKKGIEFLINANKVGNSPEEIAAFLKNASGLNKTMIGDYLGEREDLSLKVMHFYVDSFDFQGMEFDEAIRTFLQGFRLPGEAQKIDRIMEKFAERYCKCNPKAFTSADTAYVLAYSVIMLNTDAHNAMVKNKMSADDFIRNNRGIDDGKDLPEEYMRSLYERISRNEIKMKDDDLAPQQIQAMNSNRILGLDSILNIVIRKRGEDKYMETSDDLIRHMQEQFKEKARKSESVYYAATDVVILRFMIEVCWAPMLAAFSVPLDQTDDEVIIALCLEGIRYAIHVTAVMSMKTHRDAFVTSLGKFTSLHSPADIKQKNIDAIKAIVTIADEDGNYLQEAWEHILTCVSRFEHLHLLGEGAPPDATFFAFPQNESEKSKQPKSTILPVLKKKGPGRIQYTAAAVMRGSYDSAGIGSNASGMVTSEQMNNLVSNLNMLEQVGSSEMNRIFTRSQKLNSEAIIDFVKALCKVSMEELRSASDPRVFSLTKIVEIAHYNMNRIRLVWSSIWNVLSDFFVTIGCSENLSIAIFAMDSLRQLSMKFLEREELANYNFQNEFMKPFVIVMRKSSAVEIRELIIRCVSQMVLSRVNNVKSGWKSMFMVFTTAAYDDHKNIVLLAFEIIEKIIRDYFPYITETETTTFTDCVNCLIAFTNSRFNKDISLNAIAFLRFCATKLAEGDLGSSSKNKDKDGAGKVPPSSPHTGKDGKQDNGEMPDKDDHLYFWFPLLAGLSELSFDPRPEIRKSALQVLFETLRNHGHHFSLPLWERVFESVLFPIFDYVRHAIDPSGENLAEQEVDNDSGELDQDAWLYETCTLALQLVVDLFVKFYSTVNPLLKKVLMLLVSFIKRPHQSLAGIGIAAFVRLMSNAGDLFSDEKWLDVVLSLKEAANSTLPDFTFIFSGDCNIKTHEPASSRENSGDTAVSGMPDDDSDRARIHHLYACISDVKCRAAVQLLLIQAVLEIYNMYRSHLSAKTILVLFGALHDVAYHAHKINSNMRLRSKLQEFGSMTQMQDPPLLRLENESYQICLTFLQNLIEDRPPSYEEAEVESCLVDLCREVLLFYIDTSRNGQISESSLGAQPRWQIPLGSGKRRELATRAPLIVATLQAICSLGEASFENNLANFFPLISNLISCEHGSNEVQAALSDMLSSSVGPVLLRSC, encoded by the exons ATGGCTTCTTCGGAAGCCGATTCCCGTCTGAGCCAGGTCGTGTCCCCAGCCCTTGAGCGAATTATCAAGAACGCGTCGTGGCGCAAGCATGCGAAGCTCGCTCATGAATGCAAAGCCATTCTCGAAAGGCTCAGTTCGAAGCAGCCTAGTCCAGGTGATTCCGAGCCCGATAATTCAGGCCCCGGCCCACTCCATGACGGTGGGACAGAATACTCTCTCGCCGATTCCGAGTCCATCCTCGGCCCTCTGATCAACGCCTCTGCGTCTGGCGTCCTCAAGATCGCTGATCCAGCCGTTGATTGTGTGCAGAAACTGATCGCCCATGGCTATCTACGCGGCGAGGCTGATCCCAGCGGTGGCACGGAGGCCAAGCTACTTGCCAAGCTGATTGAATCCGTGTGCAAATGCCACGATTTTGGCGATGATCAGATGGAGCTTGCGGTTCTGAAGACACTTTTGTCCGCGGTCACATCGATTTCGCTGCGAATTCATGGCGATTGTCTGCTTCAGATTGTGAGGACTTGCTACGATATCTATTTGGGGAGTAAGAACGTGGTTAATCAGACCACAGCCAAGGCCTCTCTGATCCAAATGCTGGTAATTGTGTTTCGGAGAATGGAGGCTGATTCGTCCACGGTTCCGATTCAGCCAATTGTGGTTGCTGAATTGATGGAACCGGTCGAGAAATCTGACGCGGACGGCACGATGACCATGTTCGTGCAAGGATTTATAACCAAAATTATGCAGGATATCGATGGAGTTCTGAACCCGTCCACTCCCGGTAAGGTTTCGCATGGTGCGCACGACGGTGCGTTTGAGACAACAACTGTGGAGACCACGAACCCGACGGATTTGTTGGACTCGACGGATAAGGATATGTTGGATGCAAAGTATTGGGAAATAAGTATGTACAAGACGGCGTTGGAGGGGAGGAAAGGAGAGTTGGCGGACGGGGAAGTAGAGAGAGACGATGATTTGGAAGTTCAGATTGGTAACAAGTTGAGGAGGGACGCGTTTTTGGTGTTCCGAGCGCTTTGTAAGCTGTCCATGAAGACCCCTCCTAAGGAGGCATTGGCGGATCCTCAGTTGATGAAGGGAAAGATTGTGGCATTGGAGCTGTTGAAGATATTGTTGGAGAATGCTGGAGCTGTCTTTAGGACCAGTGATAG GTTTTTGGGTGCCATTAAGCAATACTTGTGTCTGTCATTGTTGAAGAATAGTGCTTCTACTCTTATGATAGTTTTCCAGTTATCTTGCTCCATCTTCATTAGTCTTGTTTCAAGATTCAGAGCTGGATTGAAAGCAGAGATTGGAGTATTTTTTCCTATGATAGTTCTCAGGGTTTTGGAAAATGTCGCACAACCTAATTTTCAGCAGAAGATGATAGTCCTTCGGTTTCTTGAGAAGCTTTGTGTTGATTCACAGATCTTGGTGGACATATTCATCAATTATGATTGTGATGTCAATTCATCAAACATATTTGAGAG GATGGTTAATGGACTTCTTAAAACTGCTCAAGGTGTCCCTCCTGGTGTAGTCACCACGCTGTTGCCACCTCAGGAGGTAACCATGAAACTTGAAGCTATGAAGTGTTTAGTTGCTATTCTGAAGTCAATGGGAGACTGGATGAACAAACAATTGCGAATTCCAGATCCTCATTCTACCAAGAAAATTGAGGCAACTGAAAATAGTTCTGAACCTGGAAGTCTTCCCATTGTAAATGGCAATGGCGATGAGCCTGTCGAAGGATCAGATTCTCATTCAGAAGCCTCCAATGAGACTTCTGATGCTTTGACAATTGAACAACGCCGGGCTTACAAGCTGGAACTTCAG GAAGGTATATCTCTTTTTAACCGGAAACCTAAGAAAGGTATCGAGTTTCTTATTAATGCTAATAAGGTGGGAAATTCACCCGAGGAGATAGCAGCTTTTCTTAAAAATGCATCTGGTTTGAACAAGACCATGATTGGTGATTACCTCGGAGAGAGAGAAGACTTATCGTTGAAAGTGATGCATTTCTATGTGGATTCGTTTGATTTTCAAGGGATGGAGTTTGATGAGGCTATTAGGACCTTTCTTCAAGGCTTTAGGTTGCCTGGTGAGGCACAGAAGATTGATAGAATCATGGAGAAGTTTGCTGAGCGATATTGCAAATGTAATCCAAAAGCTTTTACTAGTGCTGACACAGCATATGTCCTTGCTTACTCTGTGATAATGCTCAATACAGATGCTCATAATGCAATGGTGAAGAACAAG ATGTCTGCTGATGATTTTATACGAAACAATCGTGGCATTGATGATGGAAAAGATTTACCTGAGGAGTACATGAGGTCATTGTATGAACGGATATCTAGAAACGagataaaaatgaaagatgATGATTTGGCTCCTCAACAGATACAGGCCATGAACTCAAACAGAATTTTGGGCTTGGACTCTATCTTGAATATTGTGATCCGAAAACGTGGGGAAGACAAGTATATGGAGACCAGTGATGATCTTATTAGGCACATGCAGGAACAGTTTAAAGAAAAAGCACGCAAATCAGA gTCAGTTTATTATGCTGCAACAGATGTGGTGATTCTCAGATTTATGATTGAGGTTTGTTGGGCTCCTATGCTGGCTGCATTCAGTGTTCCACTGGACCAAACTGATGATGAAGTAATAATAGCCCTCTGTCTTGAAGGCATCCGATATGCTATTCATGTCACTGCTGTAATGTCCATGAAAACTCATAGAGATGCATTTGTGACTTCTCTAGGAAAGTTTACTTCTTTGCACTCTCCTGCTGacatcaaacaaaaaaatatagatgCAATTAAG GCAATAGTGACGATTGCGGATGAGGATGGTAATTACTTACAGGAAGCTTGGGAGCATATTTTGACATGTGTTTCCCGGTTTGAACACCTACATCTCCTGGGGGAAGGTGCTCCTCCAGATGCCACATTTTTTGCTTTTCCTCAAAATGAGTCAGAAAAATCAAAACAACCCAAGTCAACCATCCTTCCCGTATTAAAGAAGAAGGGACCTGGGAGGATTCAGTACACAGCAGCTGCTGTGATGAGAGGTTCATATGATAGTGCTGGTATTGGTAGCAATGCTTCAGGAATGGTCACATCTGAACAGATGAACAATTTAGTTTCTAATTTAAACATGTTAGAACAAGTTGGAAGCTCTGAAATGAATCGAATATTCACACGAAGTCAAAAATTGAACAGTGAGGCAATTATAGACTTTGTCAAGGCCCTTTGCAAGGTCTCCATGGAAGAATTACGATCGGCATCAGATCCTCGGGTTTTTAGCTTGACAAAGATTGTTGAGATTGC GCACTATAACATGAACCGAATCAGGCTTGTGTGGTCAAGCATCTGGAATGTGCTCTCTGATTTCTTCGTGACAATTGGCTGTTCTGAGAACCTGTCTATTGCAATTTTTGCAATGGATTCACTTCGCCAGTTATCAATGAAATTCTTAGAGCGAGAAGAGTTGGCTAATTATAATTTTCAGAATGAATTCATGAAGCCATTTGTTATTGTTATGCGAAAGAGTAGTGCAGTTGAAATTAGAGAATTAATCATCAGATGCGTCTCACAAATGGTTTTGTCTCGTGTCAATAATGTGAAATCCGGATGGAAGAGTATGTTCATG GTTTTCACTACAGCCGCATATGACGACCACAAAAATATTGTCCTTTTGGCCTTTGAAATAATTGAGAAGATAATTCGAGACTACTTCCCATATATTACAGAGACTGAGACCACCACCTTTACAGATTGTGTGAATTGCCTAATTGCGTTCACCAATAGTAGGTTCAACAAAGACATTAGCCTCAATGCTATTGCGTTTCTTCGGTTCTGTGCAACTAAACTTGCAGAGGGAGATCTTGGTTCCTCTTCAAAGAATAAAGACAAGGATGGTGCTGGAAAAGTTCCTCCATCTTCACCTCACACTGGTAAAGATGGAAAACAAGATAATGGAGAAATGCCAGATAAGGATGACCATCTCTATTTCTGGTTCCCGTTACTGGCTG GTTTATCAGAACTTAGCTTTGACCCAAGGCCTGAAATCAGAAAAAGTGCCTTACAAGTGCTCTTTGAAACTCTACGGAACCATGGTCACCATTTCTCACTTCCATTGTGGGAACGAGTGTTTGAATCTGTTCTGTTTCCAATATTTGACTATGTGAGGCATGCCATTGATCCTTCTGGGGAGAACTTGGCAGAGCAAGAAGTTGATAATGACTCAGGTGAACTTGATCAAGATGCCTGGCTCTATGAGACGTGCACATTGGCACTCCAATTAGTGGTAGATCTGTTTGTGAAATTTTATAGCACCGTCAATCCACTTTTGAAGAAAGTTTTGATGCTTCTGGTAAGTTTTATTAAGCGTCCTCACCAGAGCCTAGCTGGTATTGGTATAGCTGCATTTGTTCGTTTGATGAGCAATGCTGGAGACCTATTTTCTGATGAAAAGTGGCTAGACGTGGTTTTGTCATTAAAAGAAGCTGCAAATTCAACACTTCCTGATTTCACTTTCATATTTAGTGGAGATTGCAACATTAAAACCCATGAGCCTGCTTCAAGTAGAGAGAATAGTGGAGATACTGCTGTGTCTGGCATGCCTGATGATGATTCAGATAGAGCAAGGATACACCATCTGTATGCTTGTATATCTGATGTTAAGTGCAGGGCTGCTGTTCAGCTTCTATTGATTCAG GCAGTGCTAGAGATTTACAACATGTACAGGTCTCACCTCTCAGCCAAAACCATCTTAGTCCTTTTTGGGGCTTTGCATGATGTGGCATACCATGCTCACAAGATTAACAGCAACATGAGATTGCGGTCAAAGCTACAAGAGTTTGGCTCTATGACCCAAATGCAAGATCCTCCTCTGTTACGCCTTGAGAATGAGTCTTACCAAATTTGCCTCACCTTCCTGCAAAATCTAATTGAGGACAGACCTCCAAGTTATGAGGAGGCTGAGGTGGAATCCTGCCTTGTTGATCTTTGCCGGGAGGTTCTACTGTTCTACATCGATACCTCTCGCAATGGACAGATATCTGAATCATCTCTTGGTGCACAGCCTCGTTGGCAAATTCCTCTTGGCTCTGGGAAGCGGAGAGAGTTGGCTACACGAGCTCCACTCATTGTTGCAACTCTTCAGGCTATCTGTAGTTTGGGAGAGGCTTCTTTTGAGAACAACTTGGCTAATTTCTTTCCTCTCATTTCGAACTTGATAAGTTGTGAACATGGATCAAATGAGGTGCAGGCCGCTCTCAGTGACATGCTCAGCTCATCAGTGGGTCCTGTTTTGCTTCGATCATGTTGA